Proteins from one Mycteria americana isolate JAX WOST 10 ecotype Jacksonville Zoo and Gardens chromosome 1, USCA_MyAme_1.0, whole genome shotgun sequence genomic window:
- the MAB21L1 gene encoding putative nucleotidyltransferase MAB21L1, translated as MIAAQAKLVYHLNKYYNEKCQARKAAIAKTIREVCKVVSDVLKEVEVQEPRFISSLNEMDNRYEGLEVISPTEFEVVLYLNQMGVFNFVDDGSLPGCAVLKLSDGRKRSMSLWVEFITASGYLSARKIRSRFQTLVAQAVDKCSYRDVVKMVADTSEVKLRIRDRYVVQITPAFKCTGIWPRSAAHWPLPHIPWPGPNRVAEVKAEGFNLLSKECHSLAGKQSSAESDAWVLQFAEAENRLQMGGCRKKCLSILKTLRDRHLELPGQPLNNYHMKTLVSYECEKHPRESDWDESCLGDRLNGILLQLISCLQCRRCPHYFLPNLDLFQGKPHSALENAAKQTWRLAREILTNPKSLEKL; from the coding sequence ATGATCGCGGCCCAGGCCAAGCTGGTGTATCATCTGAATAAATACTACAACGAGAAATGCCAAGCCCGGAAAGCTGCCATCGCCAAAACGATCCGAGAAGTCTGCAAAGTGGTGTCGGACGTGCTGAAGGAGGTGGAGGTGCAGGAGCCTCGCTTCATCAGTTCCTTGAACGAGATGGACAATCGCTACGAGGGGTTGGAAGTCATCTCCCCCACGGAGTTCGAAGTCGTGCTGTACCTGAACCAAATGGGGGTTTTCAACTTCGTGGACGACGGCTCCTTGCCGGGCTGCGCTGTGTTAAAGTTAAGCGACGGGCGCAAGAGGAGTATGTCCCTCTGGGTGGAGTTCATCACGGCGTCTGGCTACCTCTCCGCTCGCAAAATCCGGTCCAGATTTCAGACTCTGGTGGCTCAAGCCGTGGATAAGTGCAGTTACAGAGACGTGGTAAAGATGGTGGCGGACACCAGCGAGGTGAAGCTGAGAATCAGGGACAGGTACGTCGTGCAGATCACTCCGGCGTTCAAATGCACGGGGATCTGGCCGCGGAGTGCTGCTCACTGGCCGCTTCCCCACATCCCCTGGCCGGGACCCAACAGGGTGGCGGAGGTCAAGGCGGAAGGCTTCAACCTCTTATCCAAGGAGTGCCACTCTCTGGCCGGCAAGCAGAGCTCGGCCGAGAGCGATGCCTGGGTGCTGCAGTTCGCGGAAGCCGAGAACAGACTGCAGATGGGCGGCTGCAGGAAGAAATGCCTCTCTATCCTCAAAACCTTACGGGACCGTCACCTGGAGCTGCCGGGCCAGCCCCTGAATAATTATCACATGAAGACTCTGGTTTCATACGAATGCGAAAAGCATCCCCGCGAATCGGACTGGGACGAGTCGTGCCTGGGGGACCGGCTCAACGGGATTTTACTGCAGCTCATCTCCTGCCTCCAGTGCAGGAGGTGCCCGCATTACTTCTTGCCCAACCTAGACCTCTTTCAGGGCAAACCTCACTCGGCCCTGGAAAACGCGGCCAAACAAACGTGGCGACTGGCTAGGGAAATACTTACCAACCCGAAAAGTTTGGAGAAACTTTAG